The Streptomyces tubercidicus DNA segment GGAGCTGCCGTGCGCGTGGTGATCGCCGAGGACAATGCCCTGCTCAGGGAGGGGCTGGTGCTGCTGCTGACCTCCTCCGGGCACGAGGTGGCCGCGGTGGCGGCCAGTGGGCCCGAGGTGCTGCCCGCACTCCTCGAACACCGCCCGGACGTCGCCGTGCTGGACGTCCGGATGCCGCCCGGCTTCCGCGACGAGGGTCTGCGGGCGGCGCTGGCGGCCCGGCGGGAGATCCCCGGTCTGCCGGTGCTGGTGCTGTCGCAGTACGTGGAGGAGACCTACGCCGCGGAGTTGCTGAGCGGCGGCGCGAGCGGCGTCGGCTATCTGCTGAAGGACCGGGTGGGGCGGGTCGACGCCTTCCTGGACGCCCTGGAACGCGTCGCGGCGGGCGGCACCGCGCTGGACCCGGAGGTGGTCACCGAACTGCTGACCCGGCGCCGCGACGATCCGCTCGACACGCTGACGCCGCGCGAACGCGAGGTGCTGCATCTGATGGCGGAGGGCCGGGACAACGCCACCATCGCCCAGCTGCTGGTGGTGTCGGACCGGGCGGTCAGCAAACACATCGGCAACGTCTTCGCGAAGCTGGGCCTGCCGGCCGGGGACAGCGGGCATCGGCGGGTGCTGGCGGTGCTGGCGTATCTGAACGGGGGGTAGGGGGCGGGGAGTTGGGAGTTGGGCGATGGCCGGGTGGCCGGTGGCCGGGGACGGTGGCCGGTGGGCGGTCCGGGGAGGGGCGCCGCCGCTGACCGGCGAGGGGCCTCGGACAGGCTGGGGGGGGACGGCGTTTCACGTGAAACGAGCCACCGCCGGGCCAGGTGGCTCATCCGCCCCCGGCGTGTGGCTCATACGTCCCCGGCCCGTGGCTCACCCGTCCCCAGCCCGTGGGCTCACCCGCCCACCGCCCCGCGCCCCGGATACCGGCCCCGCAGCGCCGCCCGCGCGGGCAGCAGCGTCCCCGCGCCCGCCGTCACGGCCACCACGGCGACGATCAGCGCGGCCGGTGCCACCGGCAGATACGGCACCGTACGGGCCACCCCCAGGCTGAACGCCAGCAGCGGCACCGAGGCGACCGCGGCTCCCACGGCCAGCCCGGTCAGCGCCGTGGCCGCCGCCTCCAGCCGGAGCATCCGCCGCAGTTGGCCGCGCCCCGCCCCCGCCAGACGCAGCAACCGCAGCTCGGGGCGTCGGCCGAACCCGATCAGCGACAGGGTGCTGAGCACCGCGATCACCGTGAAGCCCCCGATCGCCGACACCGCCGCCACCGTGACCACTTCGGCGAGCGCCTGGTCCTCCGCCGCGACCCGTACCGGTGCGGGTGAGGTCTCCACCCGCACGCCCGGCACGGCCGCCGCCAGCGCCGCCGCCGTCGTCGCCCGGTCACCGCCGGGCGCGACCGTGACCAGTACCCGTTCGCGGTCCGGCAGCGCGCCGTGCCGCAGCAGCTCGTCGCGGGAGAAGAGGAAGTCCCCCAAGGCCAGCGACCGTTCGTAGGTCGCGACGACCCGGAGCCGGGCCGGGGTCCCGTCGCCGAAGCGCAGCGTCACCGTCCCGCCGGGCCGCACGCCGAGTGAGCGGGCCCGGTCCGCACCGACCGCGACCGTCCCGGGCCGCAGCTCCCGTACGCTCCCCTCCCGCACCTCCGGGTCGAGCGTCCGCGTCAGCCGCTGCGGGGTGACGCCGAGCACCGGCAGCCGGTCGAGCCGGGGCTCACCGGTCTCGCGCCGGGCCAGCACCACCGTGCCGCGCACCACGCCCGTCGCCGCCCGCACCCCCGGCACCTCGCGGATCCGCTCCGCCGCACCCTCCGGCAGCCCGCCGTCCGCCCGCGCCACGAGGCCGGCCCGCAGCGCCTCGCGGGCCTGTGCCGCCCCCGCGTGGGTGAGGGTCGCCCCCGCCGAGAGCTGGACGCCGACGAACGCGGTGACCAGGACGACGGGCGTCAGGGCGGCCCCGGAACGGCGCGCCGCCACCCGGGAGTTGGCGGCGGCGAGATGCCCGGCCGGACCGCAGTACCGCCGCAGTGGCGCCCCCAGCACCCGCATCGCACCGTCCGCGATCCACGGCCCGAGCAGCGCACAGGCGCCCACCATCGTCACCGCCGCCGCCCCGGCGGCGTTCCCGGCGGCCGCCCCGCTCTGCAGGGCCGCGGTCCCGGCCGAACTGACGCCCACGAGCAGCAGCACCAGCCCGGTGACCTTGCGCGGCGTGCCGGGAGCCGACTCGCGCAGCGCCTCCGCCGGCCGCAGCTTCGCGGCCCCGGCCCCGGCGAGCACCGCCGCGAAACGCGCCACCAGAACGGTCACTCCGGCGGTGACCAGCGGCGCGGCCCACAGCCAGGGCGGGAGGGGGAGTTCCAGACCGGCCGGCAGCGCACCGCGCGCGTCCAGCACCCCGCGCAGCGCGAGGTACGCGGGGAGCGCGCCCACGGCCCCCGCCGACGCCGCACCGGCCGCGACCCGCCCCACCTCCTTCCCCACCGCCCGGCGCAGCTGCCCCGGCGTCGCCCCGACCGCGCGCAACAGCCCCAGCTCACCGGCGCGTTGCCGCAGCGCCTGCACCACCGTCGACGACACCACGAGCAGGGCAATCAGCACGACCGTGGCGGCCACCGAGGCGAGCAGCTCCAGGAGGCCCGCGCGGGCCGGTCCGGCATCGAGGAACTCGGCGCCGCCGCGCCCGTTCCCGGTCAGTACGCGCAGCCCGGCCGCGTCCCCGTCCGCCCGCGGTCCGACGCTCCGTGCCCCCGCCGCGTCCAGCGCCGCCCGCACCCGGGCGGACAGCTCCTCCGTCGCCACTCCGGGCCGGGCGAGCACTCCGATCGCGTCCACGGAGCCCGGATGCCCGGCCAGGCGGTGGGCCTCGCCGTCCGTGAAGTAGACGGCGGTAGGCGGCCCCCCGGCGACGCCGACGACGGTGTACGCCGTGTCCACACCTCCCACCCGCA contains these protein-coding regions:
- a CDS encoding response regulator; amino-acid sequence: MRVVIAEDNALLREGLVLLLTSSGHEVAAVAASGPEVLPALLEHRPDVAVLDVRMPPGFRDEGLRAALAARREIPGLPVLVLSQYVEETYAAELLSGGASGVGYLLKDRVGRVDAFLDALERVAAGGTALDPEVVTELLTRRRDDPLDTLTPREREVLHLMAEGRDNATIAQLLVVSDRAVSKHIGNVFAKLGLPAGDSGHRRVLAVLAYLNGG
- a CDS encoding FtsX-like permease family protein, yielding MKVTALLASRAARTHRRAWAAVFAALAFTSLLLGALALALASAGLGHPRVARYAAAALVVAGDQNTRFTATPWGSEPRTAEAGLTERVRVPAAALGVVRRVPGVRAAVADEVFPAGRDGRAAVGRPWSAARLAPWALRDGRAPRRAQEVVVGGGARVGGRTVLRVGGVDTAYTVVGVAGGPPTAVYFTDGEAHRLAGHPGSVDAIGVLARPGVATEELSARVRAALDAAGARSVGPRADGDAAGLRVLTGNGRGGAEFLDAGPARAGLLELLASVAATVVLIALLVVSSTVVQALRQRAGELGLLRAVGATPGQLRRAVGKEVGRVAAGAASAGAVGALPAYLALRGVLDARGALPAGLELPLPPWLWAAPLVTAGVTVLVARFAAVLAGAGAAKLRPAEALRESAPGTPRKVTGLVLLLVGVSSAGTAALQSGAAAGNAAGAAAVTMVGACALLGPWIADGAMRVLGAPLRRYCGPAGHLAAANSRVAARRSGAALTPVVLVTAFVGVQLSAGATLTHAGAAQAREALRAGLVARADGGLPEGAAERIREVPGVRAATGVVRGTVVLARRETGEPRLDRLPVLGVTPQRLTRTLDPEVREGSVRELRPGTVAVGADRARSLGVRPGGTVTLRFGDGTPARLRVVATYERSLALGDFLFSRDELLRHGALPDRERVLVTVAPGGDRATTAAALAAAVPGVRVETSPAPVRVAAEDQALAEVVTVAAVSAIGGFTVIAVLSTLSLIGFGRRPELRLLRLAGAGRGQLRRMLRLEAAATALTGLAVGAAVASVPLLAFSLGVARTVPYLPVAPAALIVAVVAVTAGAGTLLPARAALRGRYPGRGAVGG